Within the Arachis duranensis cultivar V14167 chromosome 10, aradu.V14167.gnm2.J7QH, whole genome shotgun sequence genome, the region TCttggtattgtgcaccaagtttttggagccatgccTAGTGATAACAATTTTGCCCACcagaaggaaaatgtaaaacatgcgaattctatgaataagtgtgagaataatggataaaatacACTCAATTCAgtacaaaataaaccgtaaaatagtggTCTATCaatctccccatacttaaatattagcatgtcctcatgctaagttcaAGAGAACcataagagtgaagaggaatggtaagaCTTATTAAATGtgacctatctatatgaatgcaactacatgcaaaaatgattTTACCTACtcggttaaaagtaaatcaaattctccaagaataaatatgaaatgggttccactaattcaaatcataaaatgaagtacaaatagacttgcaagaagaaagctcgtgaaagccgggaataaagaatcgagcatcgaaccctcaccagaaATGTATAAACTCTAATCACTCAGGTGTTTAAGATTCGATTCTCTCAAtactctactaatcttgctttctaaggcttgctcttcttttactaatcaacaaaaatatagtgcacaaatacacatatcaagaggtcttttcaagggttgtaatggggttagggtcaaggtaggatattatttggttaagtggactcAAATccgaatccttgattaaccttaACTTCCCACCTAATTTAAGACAATCCATATAAtcagaatataaaatttaactacccattaactatgttttccacatattcatgcatctaAATTTTGAGTAcggtacatatgcattgctatcaccctttactttggggcattttgtccccttttattattttctttttttcttttctttttctttttctttttttttatttttttttgtttttttctcaatgcatgtgattaaggtattgaatgaaagaatatgtgctaaactatttttttattcattttcaccaaaaatatacaatacctaattctcaaaccaaatgtttctaacccaattttcccacacttaattcatgagtaCTCTCaatagtctaagctaaccaaggattcaaattaaggacattattgtttttcacttaaagttaatgatgtgctaaagtaaagaacaaaagggatgatataggctcaacattggttgcaaaggataatgaaagggtaaggccatatgggtatgtaagctcagtgaaacaaaggcctcaatcacataagtgcatgcatacatcaaacaatggaaatatagaatcaagcaagacaaagatcacaattttagagagaacacacaccaaaataaagtgttggttgataagatgcaaccaatcaaatagattcaaaatctcactggttttgtgtgttcgagctctaaaaccatgttgcaaaataaatttcttcaagcaagtttaacaaaaattttaattcaaattagtgaaatgctatagaatagtttcttggaaaagaaattcaTCACTTCAACCACGTAAGACATAAATGCAAGCAactaactacacatgcaatctattatgcagtgcaacaactaactaacaaagaaaattaaaaattggtgttgaaaagaaagtaactAACCCACGAAAGTtagtatcgacctccccacacttaaagattgcaccatcctcggtgcatgcaaagatgtgcaagtggacgggctGTACAACTGATGTGTTCCTTCAAAAGCTTGTGCACAGTGACTTATTGTTCGCCCCATATAGAAGTTTTTCATTTCCCTTCTTGATGGCCAtcctaaaagaagagaaaaaggaagaagagtaaCCCATAAACAAAGATatgtaaacaaataaaataagggtggactaatgccaaataataatgagattttcaactacatggtagctacaacatgcaagtgagaaagcAATATAGGtgaatggcatatcaatagtgcaagaaTTGTAACAATGAGGGAGAGAGAGTaggtcatgaaagacaatataaggtcatatcaatgcacaaggaATACAAATGTCataaaagattagcattgaCCGATAAATAATATCACCCAACAATAGAGAACAAGTCACTAAACACCAAAACAATGGAAGAAAAATTCAACAGATGAGTAAAAACATTTAACACTAATGGAGAAATAACaaacttagaaaagaaaataaaaacatgcacaaGACTAAAAtgtgaatgaaagtatgcaaatgcaatgaataaaatagaatgaaagagaataaggatgagaagttaaagaaatgaagaagaagaaaataagaaaggaagaagaaagaataagaaatgagagaagaaggaagaagaatggaaaataGGAAGCGACGCAtaagcgtcgcccacgcgtatgcgtgggttgTAGAATAaggaagtgacgcgtacgcaatggtcatgcgtacgcgtgggtgtcaATTGTGCTCCTTGCACAATACTCGCACAGTGGCGGCGCAACTTTCGGTTTGCTGTACCATAGATGGCATGAAGAaacgacgcgtaagcgtcaccCACGCCCACGTGTGGAATGCCAGAAATGCAattgacgcatacgcgtcagcgATGCGCACGCAGGGGTTGGCTTGTGTGCTTATCACCCCTCCAGCGCACTTCCAGCGCAACTCTACGCGCACGTGTgagaccaaattttttttaagcttATTGAGAAATAACAAGCTgccaaattaaatccaaatattattaaacaagCTAGATCACAGcttaaacaaaataaacctaattaaaaatgaaaattcaacttattagcaataaaataaaaggaaaaatatgaagaatttaccatggtggggtgtctcccacctagcacttttagctAAAGTCTTTatgttggacatttggtgagctccttgtcatggtggcttgtgcttgaactcatcttgaaacttccaccaacgcttggacttccaataagctccaacaTTTCCAAGTGAATTCACCAAGCCTTGATGAacttcttcacaagctttgagctcccaaagttgatcctcttgtatgccgggatcccaaattttgtttctacacccgtctttaaGTGGATCATCTTggttccaaccgggtggcaagcaatctgaattctcaatGAAGTACCAAACTCTTCTCTTAGATCCAACCAATTGATCACTAGTCCAACCCTTGCATCTAGCTCTTGAAATCTCAACCTTGATGAGTCTTGACttgcaactccaaccactaaacatcaTTCTCTTACACTTAATGCCACAAAGCCTCCTAAGctggccatccgtttcaagaaTATCATaatcaagtgggacaataaaattaatagagataagttttacccactcaaatgaaggagtagatggcaacctagttAGAGAAGTCTCCaatgatcttgacaaagcatattcAACTCCCGTCCAACCTTGCGGACGAACTTCCACCTTTTGAAAAGAATCTTCATTTTCAAGCTCTTCCTCACCGAATCCATCCAACTCTTCTCcgtcactcaaatcataaatatgagGTTGAGAGGAATCTATCTCAATcttgctttcaatttcattaggagaaggttcttcaaactcAAGGGGTTCATTACTAGGAGGGCTTGATTtatgatcatcatcaccaaggAAACTTGCCTCTTTATCTGTTCCGTCCAATTCTTCATagggaatatgccttggaagttGTACACCTTCTTCCTTAACCTTTTTTTCAAGTCCAATGGGGGATGAATCAATTGTAGTAAGAAATTCATCAATTAttaaatccatctcttgatcaacttcCTCAaaatcttcaaccatgatatgctttggaggttgtacaccctactcaacatcaaattcaaacttcttggaaggaggctctatgacttgaggTTCCCATGGACtctcaacatctcctaagtctacaaccacttcttcctcttcaacaattATGGCTTTCTCTAATTGTTCTAATACAAAATTACATTCCTTATTTTTCATCGGAGTttctaatctctccttcatgctacgttcttcgtTAGATTCTCCATATGTAGCCATGGAAGTTTCTTGAGTGTCCAAACGTTGGGAGGCTAATCAATTTACTAACTCAGTCAAGGCAACCATGAATTCTAGTACCTCcgttttcatctcttcttgcccttgaagcACAACACCAAGGGTGTCATCCATTGGAGATTGGAGTGGATATGAGGGTTGAGTATTGGAGGTAAGGGGTGGATCCACACGGGATATCAGAGCTTGGAGTGAATTTTGAAGCTCTCTTTGTCCTTGAAGAATAGCACTAAAGGTATCATCTATGGGAGCttgggtggataggagggttcattggTTAGAAAAAAGGGCTCATAATacgaaggtggttcttcttgataaggatatggagatggtgaatattgaggtggtggttcttgggagtaattgtgttggaatgggggtggttctaagtatggctcgtatggctcataaggtggttggtatggtggatatgggttaaggtcatatgaaggtgtttGGTAAAacggggcttgtgagtatggtggttgagggctatattgaggagggggttcataggtgtatggtggtggttgttgattgtCACGAAGAGGTCTACCATGACCATTGTCTTGCCATGCATCATGGCATGGTTGTTGCTCAAAGTACATTGAAGgcggttgttgccaagagggttgatcaaatccttgtagCTTCTCCCATCTCtaattgtcccatccttgatgcaagccttcattgtaatctccacttcctacaaTATAATTGTaaccacactcatagccaaagggatgagaattcatggtagcaagagaaaataaaaacaaatactaaCATAAACTAATGgaaataaactcctaaaacaagcaaaaactgaaaaagaaccaaaaggcaaacatattcacaatattcacaataaccaataataaggcacacatttgcaattcaccggcaacggcgccaaaaattgatggaggaaaaatgtcggtaaagattttcacaaaaatattatgttgcaagtatagttctaaaccgacaattaaacctcaatcaatatttaaattatttgtcacttaagcaaacctaataaaattaaccgaaatatttaaacctcgggtcgtctctcaaggaattgcagggaagagtttattattggttatgataaagtatatttttgggttttgtgaTAAGAGACAAGTAAcgtaaataacaaggaaataaaataacaactaaaAAAAGTTCTaacaattgtgatggtaattgccttttgctctcacttagttaacctctaacattgaagaaaagtcaagtgagcaaaatcaacttaagttcacaagtcctaatcaaagactagatttagtgaagcctaagccaactagcaattttcaatcaccaatcaacaaaagaattttgataactcaagagtctctaattgatcaatccaagttaagaacataaaaatctaatttaaaacccaatcaaacattttatcaaacacttggaaggcacaaaataaagGCATAGAAAAGTAACAAGGAATATTAAATCTAAACACCCAATTGAAACAAATTAACAATGACaactgaagaaagcaataacaATATGAATATATAAATTGCATTAACAAAGATCCAAAGCATCAAGAGTGCATAAACATAAGGATAACAAAGTGAAGGAAATAACAAGTAGAATTGAAGAACAAAGGTGCTAGAATAATAacttgcaagaaattgtaaataaaaacagaaattaaatctaaatctaagaagaaattagagtagaaaccctaaaacctagagagaggagagagagagcctccctctctagaaaactacatctaaaacttaaGATTGTGTGAATGAAGTGAGAATGATTGAATCACCCCTTCCAgctccactctgcagcctctattCTTCATTTTCGGGTTTGAAACTGGGCCAAAagtagcccagaaatcgcccccagtattttatataaattgcaGCACGTGACGCTCTGTCACGCGTATGTGtcggccacgcgtacgcgtcgctgaacAAAATCCtagtcacgcgtgcgcgtcagtcacgcgtgcgcgtcagtgacgcgtacgcgtcgcttgtctGCTGCACTGGTCACGCTGATCCTGCGATGCGTACGCATCACCTATCTACAAGGCACCTATTGCAAATTGCATATTacttcgaagccccggatgtcaGCTtcccaacgcaactggaaccgcctcattcgaacctttgtagctcaagttatgatcgatttagtatgaagaggtcaggattgatagcttagcaattccttcaatttcttgtgttccttccacttttgcatgtttcttttccatcctctaagtcatttctaccctataaaccctgaaaacgcttaacaaacatatcacgacatcgaatggtaataagaaatgattaaaattagcaaatttaaggccaaagaagcatgttttcaatcatagcaaaaaattaggaaggaaaatgtaaaacatgtgaattctatgaataagtgtgagaataatggataaaatccactcaattcagtacaaaaaaaaaaccctaaaaaatagcAGTTTATCAACCATCCTTCTTCAACTTCATCTTCCCTGTATTTTCTTCTATAGTCGAAACTAACTATTGACAGTTGACAAACTCTTATGTCgagaaaaatcaattttctaTGCTAACAATCAGTGGCgaagattgaaaaaaaaatttgaaggaggcacaaatttaacataaaattatataataatatttatattaaaataaaatttataaatataattattctttaagtttgttactaataaaataatagataaataattctacggataaaaaatataaaataatttataataatactcTTTGAGTCTTTGTTGACTTGAAATTTATAAtacttatttaatattatttttactcaaaaatatttaattaaaaaatcaacaaatataaaataatactaaattaaataaataaaaatgttatctAATTTCACAGAGATGATacaataaatataattgtttgAACTCGAAATTTAGATTAAAATATTGAAACTTCTCAAGTTACAACTTGTAAATTCTTTTAtcatctataaaaataaaataacatcaatatttattgaataatttaatattttttgtataatataaaataaaaataaataaacagtaaaatataaaatagcactaaattaaataaataaaaatacataattttttataacgtttttttttttgaaacatagAAAGCTCAACACATTAAAGtggagcataaaataaagaagaagacacACAACGAGCTACCAACCAAACCAACACCTAACATCCCAGACCTATCAACAGCCTCCCCCAGAATCACCACCATGCCATTCTGTATAGCTCATCACCGTCTTTGTGTGAATTACCTCCAGGCTTGCTCTTGTATTCTTAAAGATTCGTGCATTCCGTTCCAACCAGATGTTCCAAATAACTGCAAAGAACACTGTCATCCACATCTGTTGCCCTTGTTGTCTATTATGCAAGCCATGCCAGCTTTCAAACATTTCCCTAATGGTTCCAGGGATCACCCACTCTCTACCTAGTGACCTCAACCACTTacaccacacctgccaagcTACATCACACCTAAGGAATAAATGCTCAGCAGATTCTAATTCCTTAGTACACATTACACATAAACTATCCCCCAGAATGTTGACTCCTATTTTACCCAGCCGCTCCTTGGTGTTAACTCGATCAACTAGCACAAACCACCCAAATAGCTCAATCCTCGGAGGAACAAAACCTTTCCAAACGGAGCTCGTGAAACTATAACTCGTTATTTCAGCCGAAAGAGTCTCCGCTTGTATAGCCTGTATCACAGAACGAGTAGAGAAAACACCTTTATTGCCAAACTTCCAGACCACGCTGTCCTCCCGACCTGATGACAACCTCACTGGCCTTAACCTCTCATGCAGCTGATTGACAAGTTCTAGTTACCATTGGAACAACTCCCTCCTCCATTGGAAATTCCAAATCCAATCAAGCCCATCCCAAAAGCCACAGTCCTCaatttatatttacttttcaaAGACTTCAGCATGCTCATTTTACCGTCCCCCTCCACCCCCTAATATTCCAACTGCCCACAATCATTTAAATAAAGTTTTGCTCaccttttgtttattttttggccGACTC harbors:
- the LOC107469865 gene encoding uncharacterized protein LOC107469865; the protein is MAILQAQNEEIAAKRRLAKQKEKARRSRPKNKQKAIQAETLSAEITSYSFTSSVWKGFVPPRIELFGWFVLVDRVNTKERLGKIGVNILGDSLCVMCTKELESAEHLFLRCDVAWQVWCKWLRSLGREWVIPGTIREMFESWHGLHNRQQGQQMWMTVFFAVIWNIWLERNARIFKNTRASLEVIHTKTVMSYTEWHGGDSGGGC